A window of Spirochaetaceae bacterium contains these coding sequences:
- the ileS gene encoding isoleucine--tRNA ligase has protein sequence MYKPVNNKADFAGQEEQILAFWQQNNIFKKSIINRDNAPNYIMYDGPPFATGLPHYGHLVQSALKDSFGRYQTMRGFKVERRFGWDCHGLPVENEAEKELGLNGKPDIEAYGIAEFNEKCRSVVLKYADEWQNYINRLGRWVDFDNDYKTMDLSYMESIWSVFKELWDKNLVKEGYYILPYCPRCGTILSNHELNMGGYKMVTQQTVTVRFKVDGPANTYLLAWTTTPWTLPSNLALAVGGEVEYVKVKDNKNDEYILAKSRLSHYFKDEGNYQIVWQGMGSELVGLTYQPLFNYFAGLKNDGAFQVRLGHHVSDSDGTGIVHISPGFGEDDYLILKDSGLPVLCPVDGECKFTAEIPDYQGRFVKDCDNDLTKWLDSEGKLFTKESYTHNYPHCWRCEAPLIYRAIGSWFIDVPKIKADMLAANAQIKWIPAHLKEGRFGKWLENARDWAVSRNRFWGNPIPVWTCEAGHRVAIGSVAELEKLSGQKPDDLHKHFVDKITFTCPECGKTMTRISEVFDCWFESGSMPYAQVHYPFEHKDDFTQNFPADFIVEGIDQTRGWFYTLTVIAAALKQSPAFKMVITTGLVLAADGQKMSKSKRNYTDPLEIVHNYGADAVRFYLIASPLTRGEDLRFSDDGVRDVLKSVLIPLWNAYSFFVTYANIDGIKVDKTQENPSHILDSWLLSSLRGLVSELTVYTDNGEVQKSCEAITKFIDNLNNWYIRRSRRRFWKSDNDSDKLQAYSTLHTTLLTLCKLVAPFMPFVSEEIYQNLKPAVAAESVHLTHWPALEDELRNLDLENKMKLTMKTVAMGHSLRNSHNLKNRLPLQRLFLVTRSDKERAILQEMRDIIAEELNIKEIKIMANEENLVNYSAKANFKILGKRLGGDMKAAAVVIEKLSDEQIVALLAGAKLMLSFNGSEITELELTEADIIVTRTEKSNLKASSEGSLTVALDTEITEALRTEGMARDIVRAIQNLRKESGFDIADRITLTIFGSDKVKAAFTGFTELIKAETLTVSANWQQADNLTAVEAGEEEAFIAIKQVAV, from the coding sequence ATGTATAAACCAGTAAACAACAAAGCCGATTTTGCCGGCCAAGAAGAACAAATTTTAGCGTTTTGGCAGCAAAATAATATCTTTAAAAAATCTATAATAAATCGTGATAATGCACCAAATTATATTATGTACGATGGTCCGCCGTTCGCTACCGGTCTGCCGCATTACGGCCACCTTGTGCAAAGCGCCTTAAAAGATAGTTTTGGCCGTTACCAAACTATGCGCGGCTTTAAGGTAGAACGGCGTTTTGGCTGGGATTGCCACGGTTTGCCGGTAGAAAACGAGGCCGAAAAAGAGCTTGGCCTTAATGGGAAGCCCGATATTGAGGCCTATGGCATTGCCGAATTTAACGAAAAATGCCGCAGTGTGGTGCTAAAATACGCCGATGAGTGGCAAAATTATATTAACCGTTTGGGCCGCTGGGTAGATTTTGATAACGATTATAAAACAATGGATTTGTCTTATATGGAATCTATCTGGAGTGTCTTTAAAGAGTTATGGGATAAAAATTTAGTTAAAGAAGGTTATTATATATTACCTTACTGCCCGCGCTGCGGCACCATCTTAAGCAACCACGAACTTAATATGGGCGGCTACAAAATGGTAACCCAGCAAACCGTTACCGTGCGTTTTAAGGTAGATGGCCCCGCTAACACTTACCTACTGGCGTGGACGACTACCCCGTGGACATTACCCAGCAACCTTGCTTTAGCCGTTGGCGGCGAGGTAGAATATGTTAAAGTAAAAGATAATAAAAATGATGAATATATTTTAGCTAAAAGTCGCCTGTCTCATTACTTTAAAGATGAAGGCAACTATCAAATTGTGTGGCAAGGTATGGGTAGCGAGTTAGTGGGTTTAACTTACCAACCGCTTTTTAATTACTTTGCCGGCTTAAAAAATGACGGCGCCTTTCAGGTACGGCTTGGCCACCATGTCAGCGATAGCGACGGTACCGGTATTGTGCATATTTCACCGGGTTTTGGTGAAGATGACTACCTTATTTTAAAGGACAGCGGCCTGCCCGTTCTTTGCCCGGTAGATGGCGAATGCAAGTTTACTGCGGAAATTCCCGATTATCAGGGCCGATTTGTGAAAGATTGTGATAACGACCTTACCAAATGGCTGGATAGCGAAGGCAAACTCTTTACTAAAGAAAGTTACACCCATAACTATCCGCACTGCTGGCGTTGCGAAGCTCCGCTTATCTATCGGGCTATCGGCAGCTGGTTTATTGATGTGCCTAAAATCAAGGCCGATATGTTAGCCGCCAATGCGCAAATAAAATGGATACCGGCTCATTTAAAAGAAGGCCGCTTTGGTAAATGGCTGGAAAATGCCCGCGACTGGGCCGTAAGCCGTAACCGTTTTTGGGGCAACCCTATCCCGGTTTGGACCTGCGAGGCCGGCCATCGTGTAGCTATCGGCAGTGTTGCCGAACTAGAAAAACTATCGGGCCAAAAACCTGATGATTTACACAAACATTTTGTCGATAAAATTACTTTCACCTGCCCGGAGTGCGGCAAAACCATGACCCGTATCAGCGAAGTTTTTGATTGCTGGTTTGAAAGCGGCAGTATGCCTTATGCCCAAGTTCATTATCCCTTTGAGCATAAAGACGATTTTACCCAGAATTTTCCGGCCGATTTCATTGTGGAAGGTATCGACCAAACACGCGGCTGGTTTTATACCCTTACCGTGATTGCTGCCGCCCTCAAGCAAAGCCCGGCCTTCAAAATGGTTATAACCACCGGCCTTGTGCTGGCTGCCGATGGTCAAAAGATGAGTAAAAGTAAACGTAATTACACCGACCCGCTGGAGATTGTCCATAATTACGGCGCCGATGCCGTGCGTTTTTACCTTATCGCCAGCCCATTAACACGTGGCGAAGACCTGCGCTTTAGTGATGACGGCGTGCGTGATGTATTAAAAAGTGTGCTTATCCCATTATGGAATGCTTACAGCTTTTTTGTAACTTATGCCAATATTGATGGCATTAAAGTTGATAAAACTCAGGAAAATCCGAGCCATATCCTTGATAGTTGGTTGTTAAGCAGCTTGCGCGGTTTAGTGAGCGAGCTTACTGTTTATACCGATAACGGCGAGGTGCAAAAAAGCTGCGAAGCTATTACTAAGTTTATCGATAATTTAAATAACTGGTACATTCGCCGCAGCCGCCGCCGCTTTTGGAAGAGCGATAACGACAGCGATAAATTACAGGCTTACAGCACTTTACACACCACCTTGCTTACTTTATGTAAATTGGTAGCTCCTTTTATGCCTTTTGTAAGCGAAGAAATTTATCAAAACCTCAAGCCGGCTGTTGCTGCCGAAAGTGTGCACCTAACCCATTGGCCTGCCTTAGAAGACGAGCTGCGTAACCTAGATTTAGAAAATAAAATGAAGCTAACTATGAAGACGGTAGCCATGGGTCATAGTTTACGTAACAGTCATAACTTAAAGAATCGCCTGCCTTTACAACGTTTATTTTTGGTAACTCGCAGTGATAAAGAACGTGCTATCTTGCAAGAAATGCGCGATATTATTGCCGAAGAATTAAATATCAAAGAAATTAAAATAATGGCCAACGAAGAAAACTTGGTAAACTACAGCGCCAAAGCTAACTTTAAAATATTAGGCAAACGGCTGGGCGGCGATATGAAAGCGGCTGCTGTGGTGATAGAAAAACTTAGCGATGAACAAATAGTAGCCCTTTTAGCAGGCGCTAAGTTAATGCTAAGTTTTAATGGCTCGGAAATTACCGAACTAGAACTTACCGAAGCCGATATTATTGTAACCCGTACCGAGAAAAGTAATTTAAAAGCCAGCAGCGAGGGCAGCTTAACGGTAGCCTTAGATACCGAAATTACCGAAGCCCTGCGCACCGAAGGTATGGCGCGTGATATAGTGCGGGCCATACAAAACCTGCGTAAGGAAAGCGGCTTTGATATTGCCGACCGTATTACCCTTACCATCTTTGGCAGCGATAAAGTAAAGGCCGCTTTTACCGGTTTTACCGAGCTTATTAAAGCCGAAACCTTAACGGTTAGCGCTAATTGGCAGCAGGCCGATAACTTAACGGCGGTAGAGGCCGGTGAAGAAGAGGCTTTTATTGCTATTAAGCAAGTTGCGGTATAA